GCCGATCAACACGACGAACATCACCGGATTCCGTATCATGTGGCGCGGTGTGAGCTTGCCGACGGCATCGCGCATGGCTCGGCGCACGATCGGCGAATCGAAGAGCGGTCGCGTGGCGACGGCCATGCTAGAACACCACGCCCTTCGCCATCAACAGATGCTCGACGATCGGTCCGAGCGAGAGCGCCGGAAAGAAGGTGAGCGCGCCGACGATCACGATCACGCCGATGAGGAGCACGACAAAGAGCGGCGTGGTGACGGGAAAGGTGCCGGCTGATGCGGGCGCGGCCTTCTGCTCTGCGAGAAAGCCTCCAAGCGCGAGCATCGGCACCAGCATCGCGAACCGGCCGATCAGCATGGTGAGGCCGAGCATCGTGTTGTAGTAGTAGGTCCCGCCGGTGAGTCCGGCGAAGGCGCTGCCGTTGTTCCCTGCCGCCGAGGTGAAGGCGTAGAGGATTTCCGACAGGCCGTGGGGTCCGGCGTTGGCGAGACCGGCGAGCCCGGGCGGGGCCACGACCGAGATCGCGGTCATGGTCAGGATCGCCGCCGGGAAGACCAGAACGTACAGCATCGCCATCTGGATTTCGCGCGCCTGGATCTTCTTGCCGAGATACTCCGGCGTCCGGCCGACCATCAGCCCGGCGATGAATACCGTCAGTACGACCATCATCAGGATGCCGTACAATCCGGCACCGACGCCGCCGAAGATCACCTCGCCAAGCTGCATGTTCGCCATCGGCACCAGGCCGCCGAGTGGCGTGAAGGAATCGAGCATCGCATTCACCGCGCCGCACGAAGCCGCCGTAGTGACAGTGGCATAGAGCGCCGAGTTCGCGATCCCGAAGCGGACTTCCTTCCCTTCCATGTTGCCGCCGGGCGAGATCGCGGTCGTGATCCCATCGATCCCGCGCGCGATGTGCATCGGGTTGCCCCGCGCCTCGGCCCGGTATGCGGTCGTGACGCCGGCGGCGAACACTGTGAACATTGCGCCCCAGATCGCCCACCCGTGCCGCTGGTTCTTCACCACGCGACCGAGGTAGTATGTCAGCGCCGACGGAATCGCGAAGATGGCGAGCATCTGCCAGAGGTTCGACCACGGTGTCGGGTTCTCGAACGGATGGGAGGCGTTGGCGTTGAAGAAGCCGCCGCCGTTGGTCCCGAGCTGCTTGATCGCCTCCTGGCTCGCCACGGGCCCCATCGCAATGATCTGACGCGCCCCTTCCAGCGTGGTCACGCCGATGTAGTGCGAGAAGTTCTGGATCGCCCCCTGCTGCACGAAGATCAATGCCACGACCAGGGCCAGCGGGATCAGGACGTACAGTGTCGCGCGAACGAGGTCGACCCAGAAGTTGCCGATCCTTCCTGCACTCTGACGGGCGATCCCGCGCACCAGCCCTACCGCGCACGCCATCCCGACCGCCGCCGACGCGAAGTTGTGAAAGGCGAGCTGTGTCATCTGCGAGAAGTACGACATCACGCCCTCGCCGGCGTACGACTGCCAGTCGGTGTTGGTCGTGAATGACGCCGCGGTTTCGAACGACTGGCGCGCAGGCACAGCGGTGAAGTGTTGCGGGTTGAGCGGCAGCACGCGCTGCAACCGCAGGACCAGATAGGTCAGGATCATCGACGCCAGCGAGAGGAGGAGCAGCGCGCCCGCATACGCCGTCCAATGCTGATCCTCCGCCGGATCGACGCCGCAGATCTGGTAGATCAATCGTTCAATCGGCGCGAGCCAACGCACGCGCCCGTCGAATACCCGTACCAGGTAGACGCCGAGTGGCCGGGTGATCAACAGGATGCAGGCGGAGAAAAAGCAGATCTGGAGCCAGCCGTTGGCGGTCATCTCAGAACCGTTCCGGCCGCAGCATGGTGTAGACGAGGTAGCCGACGAGGGCAACCGTGATCACAGCGCCGATAACGGCCTCGGCGCTCACGGCCGCTCCCCCTTCGACTCGCGCGACCGCCCCAGTGCCGCGCAGGCGCGGACATACCAGAGCATCGCCACGAAGAAGCCGATGGTACCAGCGAGATAGATCAGGTCGATCATCGATGCCTGCCGTCAACAACGCTGTTCGTCACGGCATGCACGCTACGCATCCGCCCGTGAAGGACGCATGCGACAAGGGGGAGAACAGCGTTAAGAGATCGCTAAGATCCGATCACACCGACCGGGAGGTCGGCAGCGGGAAGGGTGAGCTCGAACGTCGCGCCGGACGCCGACGGGCCCGTTGATCCGATGGTCAGTGTGCCGCCCTGCAACTCCGCCAGTTGCCTGGCGATCGAGAGGCCGAGGCCCGCGCTGCCGCTATCGGGGATGGCGCCCGCCGGGCGATAGAACGGCTCGAAGATCCGCTCGCGCTCGCGCAGGGGAATCCCGGGGCCACGATCGATCACGGCGAAACGCAGCATATCGGCGTCGCGGCTGATGCGCAGCACGACCGGGTCCGACGGCGGCGAGTATTTGTGCGCGTTCTCGATCAGGTTGACCAGGATCCGGAGCGCGTGCACCAGATCGAACCGACCGACCAGCAGCGTGCTATCGTCCTGGAACTCGACCTCGAGGGTACGTGTGCCGAGAATCCCCGCAACTCGCTGCATCAGCGCGCCGATCAGGTCGTCGACGGCGTTGAGGGCGATGTGGAGCGGGATGGCGCCGCCCTGCAGTCGAGAGAGGTCGAGGAGGTCGGCGACGAGTCGGTTGAGGCGGTCCGCTTCTTCCTCGATCATGACGGCGCGGTCGTCGCGCGTCCCCATGTCGTGCGCGAGCGCCTTGATCGTCGTGAGCGGCGTGCGCAGATCGTGCGACACCGACGCGAGCAGCGCGTTCTTGAGCCGATCGGCCTCGCGGAGTGCGTCGGCATCGCGTGCCTCCGTCGCGAGTCGCGCGCGTTCGATCCCCAGGGCGGCGTAGTAACTCAGCGCGCGAAGAAATCGACGTTCGTGCGCGCCGAGCTCGACGCCGGTGTCGTGCCGCAACTCGAGAACACCCACGGTACGATCGCGGACGCGGAGCGGGAGATACCAGGCGATCGCCCCTGCTCCGCCCGAAAGCTCATCAAGTCCGTCGGTCACGTGCGTGGTGCCGTCGGCCTGTACCTGGGCCGCTCCGCCATGTTCGCGCACCCACGTCACCAGCGGGTCGGCGGTCGGTCCATCCGCGTCGCTGCGATCGGCGTGAATGCGGCAACGGGTCAGGTGAAGCGTCGTCCGGATCACCTCGGCCACCGCGTCGATCGCCTCCTCCGGCCGGGCAACATTGAGCGCTTCTGCGCCGAGCACGGCAAATTGATTGACCTCGGCGGCGCGCTGGCGTGCGAGTTCCGCTTCGCGCTTGAGCCGGTGGAGCATCTCCGCTGCGACGCCGCTGACCAGGAGAAAGGCGGCGAGAACGAGCCAGTCGAGCGGATCGTTGACGCGCAGCGTCCCGTACGGGACGAGGAAGAACCAGTTGAAGAGGAGGAACGCGACCGCTGCGAGGGAAAAGCCGAGCAGCCGCCCTCCGCTCACGGTACCGAGCAGGATCAGCAGCAGATAGATGAGCGTGACATGCGCCTTGTCGAGGCGGCCGCGAAACGCCAGCATCGCGATCGTCGCGACACCGAGGGCAATGCCCCAGATCACCCATTGCATCCAGGCGCGGCGCATCACGCGGTCGCCGTCGATGCCTCGGCTGCCGTGGCAAACCGGTAGCCGACGCCGGGCTCGGTGATGATGTAGCGTGGACGGATCGAGTCGAGTTCGATCTTGCGGCGCAGATGCGCCACGTAGACGCGCAGATATTGCTGCGCGTCGCCAAATTGCCGGCCACGCCACACTTCACCAAAGAGGAACTGGTGCGTCAGCGTGCGGCCTGCGTTGCGCATCAGGACCACCAGGAGGTCCCACTCGATCGGCGTGAGCCGCAGCGCCTCGCCGCTTCGTCGCAGGCTCCGGGAGGCGAGATCGAGAGTGAGATCGCCGATCACGATCGGCTCACCGTCGGGCGCCGACAGCATCGCCGAGCGGCGCAACAGCGCGCGGGCGCGGGCCTGCAGCTCGGACGTGCTGAACGGCTTGGTGAGATAGTCGTCGGCACCGGCGTCGAGCAGGCGCACCTTTTCATCGTCGGCATGCCGCGCCGAGAGGACGAGCAACGGAACGGACGACCAGCGGCGGAGCTCGATGCAGACATCGATTCCCGGCATGTCGGGGAGGCCGAGGTCAAGG
This region of Gemmatimonadales bacterium genomic DNA includes:
- a CDS encoding response regulator → MTVLVIDDETPIRRVVRNAFPEPARVVEAETGSAGIDAAAAQRPDLIILDLGLPDMPGIDVCIELRRWSSVPLLVLSARHADDEKVRLLDAGADDYLTKPFSTSELQARARALLRRSAMLSAPDGEPIVIGDLTLDLASRSLRRSGEALRLTPIEWDLLVVLMRNAGRTLTHQFLFGEVWRGRQFGDAQQYLRVYVAHLRRKIELDSIRPRYIITEPGVGYRFATAAEASTATA
- a CDS encoding ATP-binding protein: MRRAWMQWVIWGIALGVATIAMLAFRGRLDKAHVTLIYLLLILLGTVSGGRLLGFSLAAVAFLLFNWFFLVPYGTLRVNDPLDWLVLAAFLLVSGVAAEMLHRLKREAELARQRAAEVNQFAVLGAEALNVARPEEAIDAVAEVIRTTLHLTRCRIHADRSDADGPTADPLVTWVREHGGAAQVQADGTTHVTDGLDELSGGAGAIAWYLPLRVRDRTVGVLELRHDTGVELGAHERRFLRALSYYAALGIERARLATEARDADALREADRLKNALLASVSHDLRTPLTTIKALAHDMGTRDDRAVMIEEEADRLNRLVADLLDLSRLQGGAIPLHIALNAVDDLIGALMQRVAGILGTRTLEVEFQDDSTLLVGRFDLVHALRILVNLIENAHKYSPPSDPVVLRISRDADMLRFAVIDRGPGIPLRERERIFEPFYRPAGAIPDSGSAGLGLSIARQLAELQGGTLTIGSTGPSASGATFELTLPAADLPVGVIGS
- the kdpA gene encoding potassium-transporting ATPase subunit KdpA, which encodes MTANGWLQICFFSACILLITRPLGVYLVRVFDGRVRWLAPIERLIYQICGVDPAEDQHWTAYAGALLLLSLASMILTYLVLRLQRVLPLNPQHFTAVPARQSFETAASFTTNTDWQSYAGEGVMSYFSQMTQLAFHNFASAAVGMACAVGLVRGIARQSAGRIGNFWVDLVRATLYVLIPLALVVALIFVQQGAIQNFSHYIGVTTLEGARQIIAMGPVASQEAIKQLGTNGGGFFNANASHPFENPTPWSNLWQMLAIFAIPSALTYYLGRVVKNQRHGWAIWGAMFTVFAAGVTTAYRAEARGNPMHIARGIDGITTAISPGGNMEGKEVRFGIANSALYATVTTAASCGAVNAMLDSFTPLGGLVPMANMQLGEVIFGGVGAGLYGILMMVVLTVFIAGLMVGRTPEYLGKKIQAREIQMAMLYVLVFPAAILTMTAISVVAPPGLAGLANAGPHGLSEILYAFTSAAGNNGSAFAGLTGGTYYYNTMLGLTMLIGRFAMLVPMLALGGFLAEQKAAPASAGTFPVTTPLFVVLLIGVIVIVGALTFFPALSLGPIVEHLLMAKGVVF
- the kdpF gene encoding K(+)-transporting ATPase subunit F, which produces MSAEAVIGAVITVALVGYLVYTMLRPERF